DNA from Thalassoroseus pseudoceratinae:
TCCCGCATGTCGATATCGTCATCAACAAGGTAGACAGTCGGCTCGTACATGCTGAGAAACAACCGGTAAAGTCAAAGAGAATACCGCTCCCCCGGATGGCTCCGAGTTCGCCCAGAATCGGCCCTGATGGTCTTGCACGATAGACCGGCAAATAGCCAGTCCCATCCCAAGCCCTTCGCTTCGCGTCGTATAGAATGGGGTGAATAGTTCTTCCTTCAAGTCTTCGTCGAAACCGCATCCCTGGTCAATCACGTCGATTCGCAATTCATCATCATCGAACTGGCGAGCAAGCGCAATTTGCACTTGGCGTTTCTCGATGGGTTCATCCTGCATGGCGTGCATGGCGTTTTGAATCAGGTTGACCAAGACTTGCTGAATTTGGATGGCATCGGCGGTCACAGTAAGTGGACCGACATCTTCGGTGATTGCGTCGAAGACGATCCGCACATTTTGTTTGCGGGCTTCTGGTTCGCAGAGTTCGATGACTTCACGAATCAAATCTGGCAGTGCAACGACTTCGCGGGTGTCCTCATCTTTCCGAATAAAGCTGCGGAGCCGATGCACGATCGCTCCCGCACGCAACCCCGCGGAGGAGATTTTCTCCAGGATGCCTTCCACTTCATTCATAGGAGGCGGGGTCCGCTTCAAATTCGTTTGAGCCGCACCCGTGAAATTCACAATTGCTCCGAGTGGTTGGTTCAATTCGTGTGCGAGACTCGACGCCATTTGTCCCAGGGAATTCAGTCGCGACGAGTGAGCCAATTGATCGAGGAGTTCGCGCGTTCTTCTTTCCGCCAATTCTCGGTCCGCGATTTCTCGTTCGAGTTGACGATTCATGTGTTGCAATTGTGCGGTTCGCTCCGCGACACGCGTTTCGATCAACTGCATGACCGGATGAATTGCAAACCGGGAGAGACTCACCAGCAATAGCAAGATCGCTCCCACGATCGCCCATCCCGCGATCCGCAACGCACGAACTCGTTCTCGTGACTCCGCCTCAAACAATCCGACAATTTGATGCATCTTCGGTAGGTAGCGGGCTTCCTCGGCGAGAATCACTTGGACGAGTTCTTGCCGAGTCGATTCGTCCAAGTCAGACGCAGTCAACGCCGTGGCGGCTTGTTGCATCATTGCGAAATGCGGTTCGAGTTCCACGAACACGGATGCGATGACCGTGTTCTCATTGGAAGGCAATTGCAACTCCCGATCCCCCATCTGTAGCCCGCGATGGGCCGCCGTCCAATCCGCCAACGCGGTTTGCAATTCAGCTCGCGCTTCATCGTCATTAGACCGCGTCTGATCGGTCAGTTTCAAAGCCGCTTTCGACAACTTCTGACTCAACATCCGTTGACGACCGGCGACATTGATCGTCGGAGCATCGGATGTTAACTGAATAAGTGACGGCTGGAGCACGACTTGATTCAGTAATGCCAATAGTCCGACCGCAAACATGCCGGCCACGAATCGGCGTTGCAAGGTTCGCAACGGATCATTGGAGGAGCCGAACTCCTCAGGCGTGTATTTCAGAGAGCGAGGGCTCATTGTGCTCGTCAAACCGAAGATCGAATCAGCTACAAACCTTCCGTAGTGTAGAAAATCTCATGCCAGATAGAAGGTAATCTCCTCGATCCGATGGCGTGGCCTCAACTCCTGCACTGACACCAACTTTGCTCGCAATCCAGCCGCTTTTCCGTAACCCGAATGAACGCAGAGCTGCGCATTGAGCAGGCAAC
Protein-coding regions in this window:
- a CDS encoding ATP-binding protein, with product MSPRSLKYTPEEFGSSNDPLRTLQRRFVAGMFAVGLLALLNQVVLQPSLIQLTSDAPTINVAGRQRMLSQKLSKAALKLTDQTRSNDDEARAELQTALADWTAAHRGLQMGDRELQLPSNENTVIASVFVELEPHFAMMQQAATALTASDLDESTRQELVQVILAEEARYLPKMHQIVGLFEAESRERVRALRIAGWAIVGAILLLLVSLSRFAIHPVMQLIETRVAERTAQLQHMNRQLEREIADRELAERRTRELLDQLAHSSRLNSLGQMASSLAHELNQPLGAIVNFTGAAQTNLKRTPPPMNEVEGILEKISSAGLRAGAIVHRLRSFIRKDEDTREVVALPDLIREVIELCEPEARKQNVRIVFDAITEDVGPLTVTADAIQIQQVLVNLIQNAMHAMQDEPIEKRQVQIALARQFDDDELRIDVIDQGCGFDEDLKEELFTPFYTTRSEGLGMGLAICRSIVQDHQGRFWANSEPSGGAVFSLTLPVVSQHVRADCLPC